A stretch of the Filimonas lacunae genome encodes the following:
- a CDS encoding glycoside hydrolase family 2 TIM barrel-domain containing protein, with the protein MNWNSYKTGVLALLLAFSLQGHAQGQPTDSTLPSEIENPAYIGWNKEPAHASLMPYASLQEALLANRHASSYCASLNGSWKFHWSAWPKQRPMRFYEPGYDVSTWKEIKVPSNWEVQGYGTPFYRNIGYTFQKDFPHVMSTPPETYTAFKERNPVGSYRREFIVNDSWLANGRTFLTFDGVDAGFFVWINGVKVGYSVNSRNAAEFDVSPYVKKGKNVIAVEVYKYTSGSYLEDQDMWRLSGIFRNVTLWHAPDVHMRDFFIRTSFDNNYQHAVATVTVKVKNYGKVAVPAQTLQAVLYNANKVLVTKAAVAVNALQPGEEQQVQLAIPVKNALHWTAETPYLYTAVLQLQKGAVVTETISSRTGFRQIEIQGKVFLVNGVAIKLKGVNRHENNPEVGHAVTEAQMIQDIKVMKQGNCNHVRTSHYSDDPRWYELCDEYGLYLLAEANVECHGLRNRFNEEPTIKAAIVDRNVANVESFKNHPSVIIWSLGNECGTGGSNFAAALAAIKHIDATRPTHYEGFGVGAANPADLDSKMYSPIIPYANPTPKEKLLASVELTATDSTLTKPFYLCEYAHAMFNSMGALKEYNEVFDKYSSILGGAIWEYQDQGIWNRRNPAHPILAYGGGFGEYPNDHYFIHKGVVASDRSPKPHYPEMKHVYQWVKVAVSDSVNGLFEIKNKYQFIDLNHLTATYTVSRQGKIIATGNIDVVGIAPFTSRVINLKKQLGAVAGNEPCYIRFSFCLNKEMAWAKKGFELASEQIKIGAGQLLAPALVAGKQPLRLQETADVINITGGQFALCFDKKKGMLSSLVSHQKELLHGNMGPQLHLWRAPHQEDDIYANKLWDSLGVKHLNWQVEAIQATQQNSVVLVTVKAKGAGNHGFFVTHSAVYTIYTNGSVRLSNHVSFSDTSIILARIGVRLFVDSSFNKVSYFGRGPFENYSDRKSGSDVGLYSSSVREQLTPYEKPMEAGNHEDVDWVRLVNNAGGSLMVAGVGKPVQMSTLPYSDEDMEPVANRIDLPVRTKTVLCVSSKTLGVGSNSCGPKPMPESMVYSKDADFEFLMILGQK; encoded by the coding sequence ATGAATTGGAATAGTTATAAAACAGGGGTGCTGGCTTTGTTGTTAGCGTTTTCGTTACAGGGGCATGCACAGGGGCAACCGACAGACAGTACGCTGCCCTCCGAGATAGAAAACCCGGCATATATTGGCTGGAATAAAGAGCCGGCGCATGCCAGCCTGATGCCTTATGCTTCTTTGCAGGAAGCGCTTCTTGCCAACAGGCACGCTTCTTCTTATTGTGCCAGCTTAAATGGTAGCTGGAAATTTCATTGGAGCGCCTGGCCTAAACAACGGCCTATGCGTTTTTATGAACCGGGCTATGATGTATCTACCTGGAAAGAAATAAAAGTGCCTTCCAACTGGGAAGTGCAGGGATATGGTACTCCTTTTTACAGGAACATCGGGTATACATTTCAAAAAGACTTTCCGCATGTAATGAGCACTCCGCCGGAAACCTATACTGCTTTTAAAGAGCGTAACCCGGTAGGTAGTTATCGCCGTGAGTTTATAGTAAACGATAGCTGGCTGGCCAATGGCAGAACCTTTTTAACGTTTGATGGGGTGGATGCGGGCTTTTTTGTGTGGATTAATGGAGTGAAAGTAGGTTATAGCGTCAACAGCCGTAATGCGGCAGAGTTTGATGTTTCCCCTTATGTAAAAAAAGGAAAGAATGTAATTGCGGTGGAAGTATATAAATATACCTCGGGCAGTTACCTGGAAGATCAGGATATGTGGCGTTTAAGCGGGATATTCCGGAACGTTACACTATGGCATGCGCCAGATGTGCATATGCGGGATTTCTTTATCCGCACCAGCTTTGATAACAATTATCAGCATGCAGTAGCTACGGTTACTGTAAAGGTAAAGAACTATGGCAAAGTGGCTGTTCCGGCACAAACGCTGCAGGCAGTGCTGTATAATGCCAATAAGGTGTTGGTGACAAAGGCAGCGGTAGCTGTAAATGCATTGCAGCCCGGTGAGGAGCAGCAGGTGCAGCTTGCCATTCCGGTAAAGAATGCGCTACACTGGACAGCCGAAACCCCTTATTTATATACAGCAGTTTTACAGTTGCAGAAAGGTGCGGTGGTAACAGAAACTATTTCATCCCGTACCGGTTTCCGCCAGATTGAAATACAGGGTAAGGTGTTTTTGGTAAACGGTGTTGCCATTAAACTAAAGGGTGTTAACAGGCATGAAAATAATCCTGAGGTAGGGCATGCAGTTACAGAAGCACAAATGATACAGGATATTAAAGTGATGAAACAAGGTAACTGTAATCATGTGCGTACCAGCCATTACTCCGACGATCCGCGTTGGTATGAGTTGTGTGATGAATATGGATTGTACTTGTTGGCAGAAGCGAATGTTGAGTGTCATGGTTTGCGAAACCGCTTTAATGAAGAGCCGACTATCAAAGCTGCTATTGTTGACAGAAATGTGGCCAACGTAGAAAGTTTTAAAAATCATCCTTCCGTTATTATATGGTCGTTAGGTAATGAGTGTGGTACGGGGGGCAGCAACTTTGCAGCGGCACTGGCAGCCATCAAGCACATTGATGCAACCAGGCCCACGCACTATGAAGGTTTTGGAGTAGGTGCAGCAAACCCTGCCGATCTGGATAGTAAAATGTATTCCCCTATCATTCCCTATGCCAATCCTACACCCAAAGAGAAGTTACTGGCTTCTGTAGAGCTAACCGCCACTGATTCTACACTTACCAAGCCTTTTTACTTATGTGAGTATGCACATGCCATGTTTAATTCTATGGGTGCGTTGAAAGAGTACAATGAGGTGTTTGACAAGTATTCTTCTATCCTGGGCGGCGCTATATGGGAGTATCAGGATCAGGGCATCTGGAACCGCAGAAACCCGGCACATCCTATACTGGCTTATGGTGGTGGCTTCGGTGAATACCCGAACGATCATTATTTTATTCATAAAGGAGTAGTTGCCAGCGATAGATCGCCCAAGCCGCATTATCCTGAAATGAAGCATGTATATCAGTGGGTGAAAGTGGCTGTGAGTGATTCTGTGAATGGTTTGTTTGAAATAAAGAACAAATATCAGTTTATAGATTTAAACCATCTGACTGCCACCTACACCGTTAGCCGCCAGGGAAAGATAATTGCCACGGGTAATATTGATGTAGTCGGCATTGCGCCTTTTACAAGCCGTGTAATTAATTTAAAGAAACAACTGGGGGCAGTTGCTGGTAATGAGCCTTGTTATATCCGTTTTTCATTTTGTTTGAATAAAGAGATGGCCTGGGCTAAAAAAGGATTTGAGTTAGCGTCTGAGCAGATAAAGATAGGGGCCGGGCAGTTGTTGGCACCTGCACTGGTTGCTGGTAAACAGCCATTGCGTTTACAGGAAACGGCAGATGTGATCAACATTACAGGCGGGCAATTTGCTTTGTGTTTTGATAAGAAGAAAGGAATGTTGTCTTCACTGGTAAGTCATCAGAAAGAATTACTGCACGGTAATATGGGGCCACAGTTGCATCTGTGGCGTGCCCCACACCAGGAAGATGATATTTATGCTAATAAACTGTGGGATTCGTTAGGTGTTAAGCATCTGAACTGGCAGGTAGAAGCTATTCAGGCTACGCAGCAGAATAGTGTGGTGCTGGTTACGGTTAAAGCCAAAGGTGCAGGTAATCATGGCTTTTTTGTGACTCATTCGGCTGTATATACCATTTATACGAATGGTAGTGTGCGCCTGAGCAACCATGTATCGTTTTCTGATACCAGCATAATACTGGCGAGGATAGGCGTGCGGTTGTTTGTGGATAGCTCGTTTAATAAGGTAAGCTATTTTGGTCGCGGGCCGTTTGAGAATTACTCCGACAGAAAATCAGGTTCTGATGTAGGGCTGTATAGCAGTAGCGTGCGTGAGCAGCTAACGCCTTACGAGAAGCCAATGGAAGCGGGTAATCATGAAGATGTAGATTGGGTAAGGCTGGTGAATAACGCAGGTGGCTCGCTGATGGTTGCTGGTGTAGGCAAGCCTGTTCAGATGTCGACCTTACCTTACAGTGATGAGGATATGGAGCCGGTAGCTAATAGAATTGATTTACCGGTGCGTACGAAAACGGTGTTATGTGTAAGTAGTAAAACACTGGGCGTGGGGTCTAACTCCTGTGGTCCTAAGCCTATGCCGGAGAGTATGGTGTATTCGAAGGATGCTGATTTTGAATTTTTGATGATATTGGGGCAGAAATAA
- a CDS encoding GH92 family glycosyl hydrolase, with protein sequence MIRLYQKGFLCLAGVLCSAGLWAQRSLADYVQPLSGSGAATTPAALKHGGELAFALFANTIPAVTTPFAMTQWTPQTQTTENKCIPPYYYKDTKFNGIRGSHWLSGSCTQDYGSVTVMPVTGKLKTGAAATEVTFSHEDETTTPYEYRVRLKAYELSVSATSTNRCGLLQFTAEKSDSVYLLITPNSDYGEGFARVNAASGEVWGYNPAHRIYQGWGKPAGFNGSFYMQADRPVVAHGVFTDNTAVAGDSIGGQHKIGVYIGFYLQKGESVQLRVGTSFTGVAGAKVNLASEIKGWSFEQIRNANKAAWEKALSKVTVTTSSEKDKRIFYTALYHSMQQPRLYNDVDGRYPVFAAQYEVTKLTAGNYYDDFSLWDTYRAHLPLFEILQPEMAGNLVKSLMLKGQQGGWLSIFPCWNSYTSEMIGDHCTSAIASAYLKGIKGIDGKEAYRLMRQNAFDLPVTKEEYQEGKGRRALDSYLKYGYIPVEDSVLDAFHKMEQVSRTMEYAYDDYALALVAKKMGNTNDYKALLQRAGYYRNVFDTTQGLVRGRHANGVWVQPFHPDSKEHYITEGTPRQYTFYVPQDVPGLARLMGGRDKLEQALDTLFVNNEYWHGNEPGHQIPFMYNFTGAPWKTQKAVRDILQREYSDGPGGLSGNDDAGQMSAWYIFASLGFYPLNPVSGEFLLCAPVFDAASIKLANGKSFTVKTKKQSATSLYIKQVKLNGKQIATNYITYAQITSGGLLEVYLQDKPDTAWGAAVAAQPAGMANVSK encoded by the coding sequence ATGATAAGACTTTACCAGAAAGGATTTTTATGCCTGGCAGGTGTTTTATGCAGTGCCGGGTTATGGGCACAACGTAGTCTTGCCGATTATGTACAGCCATTATCAGGTAGCGGGGCTGCTACCACGCCAGCCGCTTTAAAACATGGAGGTGAGCTGGCTTTTGCTTTGTTTGCCAATACCATTCCGGCGGTTACTACGCCCTTTGCCATGACGCAATGGACGCCGCAAACGCAAACCACAGAAAATAAATGTATTCCTCCTTATTACTATAAGGATACAAAGTTCAATGGCATACGCGGCTCGCATTGGTTAAGTGGTTCCTGTACGCAGGATTATGGCAGCGTTACCGTGATGCCTGTTACCGGTAAGCTGAAAACAGGGGCGGCGGCTACAGAAGTGACTTTTTCTCATGAAGACGAAACTACCACTCCTTATGAGTATCGCGTCAGGTTAAAGGCATACGAGCTATCGGTGAGTGCTACTTCTACTAACCGTTGCGGACTTTTACAGTTTACGGCTGAAAAATCGGATAGTGTTTATTTGCTTATCACGCCTAACAGTGATTATGGAGAGGGGTTTGCCCGCGTAAATGCGGCTTCTGGTGAAGTGTGGGGTTATAACCCGGCACACCGTATTTACCAGGGATGGGGTAAACCTGCCGGTTTTAATGGTAGTTTTTATATGCAGGCAGATCGCCCGGTGGTGGCACATGGTGTATTTACTGATAATACGGCTGTTGCCGGTGACTCTATAGGCGGACAACATAAGATAGGTGTGTACATTGGCTTTTATCTGCAAAAGGGAGAAAGCGTGCAGTTGCGCGTAGGAACTTCTTTTACCGGTGTAGCAGGTGCCAAAGTCAACCTGGCATCGGAAATAAAGGGCTGGAGCTTTGAGCAGATAAGAAACGCGAATAAAGCTGCCTGGGAAAAGGCGTTATCCAAAGTGACTGTTACTACATCCAGCGAAAAAGATAAGCGTATTTTTTATACAGCCTTGTATCATTCCATGCAACAACCCCGGTTGTATAACGATGTAGATGGCCGTTACCCGGTGTTTGCCGCACAGTACGAGGTTACAAAGCTGACGGCTGGCAACTATTACGATGATTTTTCGCTGTGGGATACTTATCGTGCGCATTTGCCTTTATTTGAAATACTACAGCCGGAGATGGCTGGTAACCTGGTAAAATCACTGATGCTAAAAGGGCAGCAGGGTGGTTGGTTGTCTATTTTTCCTTGCTGGAACAGCTATACGTCAGAAATGATCGGCGACCATTGTACTTCTGCTATTGCTTCTGCTTATCTCAAGGGCATCAAAGGTATTGATGGCAAGGAAGCCTACCGTTTAATGCGCCAGAATGCATTTGATCTGCCGGTAACAAAAGAAGAATACCAGGAAGGGAAGGGGCGTCGTGCGCTGGATAGTTACCTGAAATATGGCTATATACCGGTAGAGGATAGTGTGTTGGATGCTTTTCATAAAATGGAGCAGGTGAGCCGTACAATGGAATATGCTTATGACGATTATGCGCTGGCGTTGGTAGCTAAAAAGATGGGTAATACAAATGATTACAAAGCTTTATTGCAGCGGGCAGGCTATTATCGTAATGTGTTTGATACTACCCAGGGGCTGGTGCGTGGCCGTCATGCCAATGGTGTGTGGGTGCAGCCGTTTCATCCGGATAGCAAGGAGCATTATATTACTGAAGGTACACCAAGGCAATACACGTTTTATGTGCCACAGGATGTGCCGGGGTTAGCCCGGCTGATGGGGGGAAGGGATAAACTGGAGCAGGCGCTGGATACTTTATTTGTGAACAACGAGTATTGGCATGGTAACGAGCCGGGCCACCAGATACCTTTTATGTATAACTTTACCGGGGCTCCCTGGAAAACACAGAAGGCGGTAAGGGATATTCTGCAGCGCGAATACAGTGACGGTCCGGGAGGGTTAAGTGGTAATGATGATGCGGGTCAAATGAGTGCCTGGTATATTTTCGCTTCTTTAGGGTTTTATCCTTTAAATCCTGTTTCCGGTGAGTTTCTGTTATGTGCGCCTGTTTTTGATGCGGCCAGTATAAAGCTGGCAAATGGCAAAAGCTTTACCGTTAAGACAAAAAAGCAATCAGCTACATCTTTGTACATAAAGCAGGTAAAGCTGAATGGAAAGCAGATAGCCACCAATTATATTACCTATGCACAGATAACAAGTGGTGGCTTGTTGGAAGTGTATTTGCAGGATAAGCCGGATACTGCCTGGGGAGCTGCTGTGGCAGCACAACCGGCAGGTATGGCAAATGTTTCAAAGTAA
- a CDS encoding SusC/RagA family TonB-linked outer membrane protein, with the protein MKIDLLRSRHCIALCFLVFLMAGGVSAQSQAVVKGTVHSTLNQPLSGVSVVVRNQSTNFTSGTVSDSVGAFFFTRVPAGGPYSFTFSGVGYEPQTLSGYTIKEGVTLSVVVKLKEAAGALESVVVVGYGTQSKATVSTAITKVESKSIGVQPVGNVGEALAGVAAGVQVQSDQGAKPGAAPTIRVRGISSLSSSNDPLYVVDGYPLQSANNFSLINPNDIESIEILKDAASAAIYGSRAANGVVIVTTKRGKAGRTVFSVSAYTGLQSVNRYYKTLNKTDFITLVKDISRIRNLVYPSILDGNTDSLPDVNWQKQVFRTAPISNFEINASGGSEKVKYSISAGLFKQEGVVVGTEYTRVSTRMNLDAEVVKNVKMGFSIAPSYAEQFRQPTSGQASGAGANTADYLTGVPGLVSDLNLPSPLNQALTFQPIVPVHMPNGDFAQPYNRALNFNLSPTSVFFATNFFNPVGILSQSINRSRAFRTLANTFLEYTPIQGLKLRTYIGATLENEQVHAYVPSTMAYALAPNASYSNPLLAGIFASDNVKKSFDWVWENTVTYDKTIKDHHFNLLGLFSTQRYNAQVSYVAGVPGTFVTAAVKSPLASPNTVGTEAFDESSFLSYAARLTYDYKRRYLLTAAVRNDGSSRFGPNNRFATFPSFSLGWRVAEEDFVRPLADKLSMNEFKLRGGYGRTGNANIGSFTYVNAITINRNYASGNSRLYGGQQSGFANPDLTWEKNDQVNIGADIAFKRNMFVFTFDYFVRTSKGMLLNKTLPAVVGYASSYQSNLGTLQNRGFEATAAANLSFGKLKWNINANISTYKTKVTDLGGPSQLAAVAAINGWNNVFQVKVGQPLGLMYGYQVEGVFKNTADLAKYAQTTAGNVVGDWRIKDQNGDKVIDTKDATVLGHGLPDFTYGLSNMLTYGNFDFTMMIQGVQGVNIINGNYRQIITGNHNQNTIYKYFNNYFDPAKPDRDVEYPIPASSSTINPGNALVNKDVENGSYLRIRNMTVGYRVPDNVMKAIFLKSARVYATAQNPFLFTKYTGYNPEANVSGSSPITAGVDQGTYPAARTFIFGVNIGF; encoded by the coding sequence ATGAAAATTGATCTACTAAGGTCCCGGCATTGTATTGCCCTCTGTTTTCTTGTGTTTTTGATGGCCGGTGGTGTAAGCGCCCAAAGCCAGGCAGTAGTAAAAGGGACGGTGCACAGCACTTTAAATCAGCCGCTTTCAGGTGTTTCGGTAGTGGTGCGTAACCAATCTACCAACTTTACTTCCGGTACGGTGTCTGACAGTGTAGGCGCGTTTTTCTTTACACGTGTACCTGCAGGCGGTCCTTACAGTTTTACCTTCTCAGGTGTAGGTTACGAACCACAAACTTTATCGGGTTATACTATTAAAGAAGGCGTTACGCTTTCAGTGGTAGTGAAGCTGAAAGAAGCTGCCGGTGCATTGGAAAGTGTGGTGGTAGTGGGTTACGGTACGCAATCAAAAGCTACGGTATCTACCGCTATTACCAAGGTAGAAAGCAAAAGCATTGGCGTGCAGCCAGTGGGTAACGTGGGGGAAGCTTTGGCGGGTGTAGCTGCTGGTGTGCAGGTGCAGTCTGATCAGGGGGCTAAGCCTGGTGCAGCGCCTACTATCCGTGTAAGAGGTATCAGTTCTTTAAGTTCTTCCAATGATCCATTGTATGTGGTAGACGGTTATCCTTTGCAGTCTGCCAATAACTTTTCGCTGATCAATCCCAATGATATTGAGTCTATCGAAATTTTAAAAGATGCGGCTTCTGCTGCCATCTATGGCTCAAGAGCGGCCAATGGTGTGGTAATTGTTACCACTAAAAGAGGTAAGGCTGGTCGTACGGTGTTTTCTGTATCGGCCTATACGGGTTTACAAAGTGTCAACAGGTATTACAAAACTTTAAACAAGACTGATTTTATTACGCTGGTAAAAGATATCAGCCGTATCAGAAACCTGGTATATCCTTCTATCCTGGATGGAAATACTGATTCTTTGCCTGATGTAAACTGGCAAAAGCAGGTGTTTCGTACAGCGCCTATCAGCAATTTTGAAATCAATGCTTCCGGTGGTAGCGAGAAAGTAAAATACAGTATCTCTGCGGGTTTATTTAAGCAGGAAGGTGTGGTTGTGGGAACGGAGTATACCCGTGTAAGCACACGTATGAACCTGGATGCGGAAGTGGTGAAGAATGTGAAAATGGGCTTTTCTATTGCGCCTTCTTATGCTGAGCAGTTCAGACAGCCTACTTCTGGTCAGGCTAGTGGTGCTGGTGCCAATACTGCTGATTATTTAACGGGTGTACCTGGTCTGGTATCAGATTTAAATCTGCCCAGTCCATTAAACCAGGCGCTGACGTTTCAGCCGATAGTGCCTGTGCATATGCCTAATGGCGATTTTGCGCAGCCTTATAATCGAGCGTTGAACTTTAACCTGTCGCCTACTTCTGTATTCTTTGCTACTAACTTCTTTAACCCGGTAGGTATTTTAAGTCAGAGTATAAACCGCTCCCGCGCTTTCAGAACACTGGCCAATACTTTCCTGGAATATACGCCCATTCAGGGGCTAAAGCTGAGAACCTATATTGGTGCTACGCTGGAAAATGAGCAGGTACATGCTTATGTGCCATCTACTATGGCGTATGCACTGGCTCCGAATGCTTCTTATTCTAATCCATTGCTGGCGGGCATTTTTGCTTCAGACAATGTTAAAAAGTCATTTGACTGGGTGTGGGAAAATACAGTTACTTATGATAAAACGATAAAAGACCACCACTTTAACCTGTTGGGCTTGTTTTCTACCCAGCGTTATAATGCACAGGTAAGTTATGTGGCAGGTGTACCAGGTACTTTTGTAACAGCAGCGGTAAAAAGCCCGCTGGCATCTCCTAATACGGTAGGTACCGAAGCGTTTGATGAAAGTTCTTTTCTCTCTTATGCAGCACGTTTAACTTACGACTATAAGCGCAGGTATTTGCTTACGGCTGCTGTGCGTAATGATGGCTCTTCCCGTTTTGGTCCTAACAACCGCTTTGCAACCTTCCCTTCTTTCTCTTTGGGCTGGCGCGTTGCGGAAGAAGATTTTGTAAGGCCTTTAGCGGATAAATTGTCTATGAATGAATTCAAATTACGTGGTGGTTATGGCCGTACCGGTAATGCCAACATTGGTAGCTTTACTTATGTGAATGCTATTACCATTAACAGAAACTATGCATCCGGAAACAGCAGGTTATATGGCGGACAGCAGTCTGGTTTTGCCAACCCCGATCTTACCTGGGAAAAGAACGATCAGGTGAACATAGGTGCAGATATCGCGTTTAAAAGAAACATGTTTGTGTTCACCTTCGATTACTTTGTTCGTACTTCTAAAGGCATGCTGCTGAATAAAACTTTACCAGCTGTGGTAGGTTATGCCAGCAGTTATCAATCCAATCTGGGTACTTTACAAAACAGGGGCTTTGAGGCTACTGCTGCTGCCAACCTAAGCTTCGGTAAGTTGAAGTGGAATATCAATGCTAATATTTCTACGTATAAAACCAAGGTTACAGACCTGGGTGGTCCTTCGCAACTGGCTGCAGTAGCTGCTATCAACGGATGGAACAATGTGTTTCAGGTGAAGGTTGGTCAGCCGTTGGGTTTGATGTATGGTTACCAGGTAGAAGGTGTATTTAAAAATACGGCCGACCTGGCAAAATATGCACAAACCACAGCGGGTAACGTAGTGGGTGACTGGAGAATCAAAGATCAGAACGGTGATAAGGTAATTGATACGAAAGATGCTACTGTGCTGGGGCATGGTTTACCTGATTTTACCTACGGTTTAAGCAACATGCTTACTTACGGTAACTTCGATTTTACGATGATGATACAAGGTGTACAGGGCGTAAATATTATCAATGGTAACTATCGTCAGATAATCACCGGCAACCACAACCAGAATACCATTTATAAGTATTTCAATAACTATTTCGATCCTGCTAAACCTGATCGTGATGTGGAGTATCCTATACCTGCATCCAGCAGCACTATTAACCCGGGTAATGCACTGGTAAATAAAGATGTGGAAAATGGTTCTTATTTGAGGATCAGAAATATGACCGTGGGTTACAGAGTGCCTGACAATGTGATGAAAGCGATTTTCCTGAAATCGGCAAGAGTATATGCTACGGCACAAAACCCATTCCTGTTTACGAAGTATACAGGCTATAACCCGGAAGCTAACGTGAGTGGCAGTAGCCCTATTACTGCGGGTGTTGACCAGGGTACTTATCCGGCGGCACGCACTTTTATCTTCGGTGTTAACATTGGGTTTTAA
- a CDS encoding RagB/SusD family nutrient uptake outer membrane protein has protein sequence MQLRASIIKGIAALLLPVTFTACSKSFVDVTPQGIIPVGSYYNTEIDIKNALNGTYNSLRTIYNEQYGYGELPSDNAQTFGESEVMYGEEDKLTWNATSVRLQAAWTRFYATIAYANIVLDHVGTPVMSDANRANYTAQAKFLRALTYFNLVRMYGAVPLVLKEIKTEAEAYTYLRTSADSVYAQIEKDLTEAAAVLPASYTGTDIGKATSIAAKALLGKVYMYEKKYPQAESTLAEVVATAGTLLSYDQIFGLGKDNNKEIIFSVQYLGGGYGEGNTFASGFVPQPSGSTIISVSGGSSNIGTKDLYDAFESGDSRLNTAIGIFTTGTFTYYYAKKFVYATVASGSEGDNDWPVLRYADAILLYAEALNENSKTPAALDQLNLIRVRSNLIAKTGLSQSDARDAIRKERRVELCFEAERWFDLNRWGIMQTVMTAHKANYPAANGTIGNIVSTLNLYPIPQQERTLNPNLSQNLGYN, from the coding sequence ATGCAACTTAGAGCATCCATTATAAAAGGCATAGCAGCATTGCTGTTGCCGGTTACTTTCACTGCCTGCAGCAAATCATTTGTAGATGTTACCCCGCAGGGTATTATTCCGGTAGGCAGCTATTACAATACAGAAATTGATATTAAAAACGCATTGAATGGCACCTATAACAGCCTGCGTACTATTTATAATGAACAATATGGTTACGGAGAGTTGCCTTCGGATAACGCGCAAACGTTTGGAGAGAGCGAGGTAATGTATGGCGAAGAGGACAAGCTTACCTGGAACGCTACTTCGGTAAGGCTACAAGCGGCATGGACCCGTTTTTATGCCACTATCGCGTATGCAAATATTGTATTGGATCACGTAGGTACGCCTGTGATGTCTGATGCCAACAGGGCTAACTATACGGCGCAGGCTAAGTTTTTAAGGGCGCTTACTTATTTTAACCTGGTGCGCATGTATGGTGCAGTGCCCCTGGTATTAAAAGAAATCAAAACAGAAGCAGAAGCCTATACGTATTTGCGCACTTCTGCCGATTCGGTGTATGCACAGATAGAAAAGGATTTAACAGAAGCAGCAGCTGTGCTGCCAGCTTCTTATACCGGAACGGATATAGGAAAGGCTACCAGCATTGCAGCCAAAGCATTGCTGGGCAAGGTATATATGTATGAGAAGAAGTATCCGCAGGCAGAAAGTACGCTGGCTGAAGTAGTGGCTACTGCAGGAACGTTGTTGTCATACGATCAGATATTTGGGCTGGGAAAAGACAATAACAAGGAAATTATTTTCTCTGTACAGTACCTGGGTGGCGGCTATGGAGAGGGTAATACCTTCGCCAGCGGTTTTGTTCCCCAGCCATCTGGCTCTACTATTATCAGTGTAAGCGGAGGCAGTAGTAACATTGGTACAAAAGATTTGTATGATGCGTTTGAATCCGGTGACTCCAGGCTGAATACGGCTATCGGTATTTTTACTACCGGTACTTTTACTTATTACTACGCCAAGAAGTTTGTTTATGCAACGGTAGCAAGTGGTAGTGAAGGGGATAACGACTGGCCGGTATTAAGATATGCAGATGCGATACTGTTGTACGCCGAAGCGTTGAACGAAAACAGTAAAACCCCTGCTGCATTAGATCAGTTAAACCTGATAAGGGTGCGTTCTAACCTGATTGCTAAAACGGGGTTATCTCAAAGCGATGCGCGGGATGCTATACGTAAAGAGCGTCGCGTAGAGTTGTGCTTTGAAGCAGAACGCTGGTTTGATTTAAACAGGTGGGGTATTATGCAAACAGTAATGACAGCACACAAAGCCAATTATCCGGCAGCAAACGGTACTATTGGGAATATAGTAAGTACTTTGAATCTGTATCCTATACCACAGCAAGAGAGAACACTGAACCCGAACTTGTCGCAAAACCTGGGTTATAACTAG